The Streptomyces camelliae genome window below encodes:
- a CDS encoding class F sortase, with translation MAANPSSPTTADGQSSGRGGRLSLWIVAILVLFAAVLGGHHKAGDASQAARPPGAAGTGAGAGAGTSTGAGAGKGAGAGPGAVATARPQQDDPQQDDEELPRSAPTRLLIPKIDVDAPFTTLTIGAGNQLQPPTADDTNLVGWYAKGVSPGEKGTAIIAGHLDTTTSPAVFAGLDELKQGDQFTVERADGRDAEFVVDDTETFAKDAFPDQRVYADASRPEVRLITCAGPYDHDAKDYKDNLVVFAHLV, from the coding sequence ATGGCAGCAAATCCCTCCTCCCCGACAACGGCGGACGGGCAGAGTTCCGGCCGTGGCGGACGACTGAGCCTGTGGATTGTGGCGATCCTCGTCCTCTTCGCCGCCGTGTTGGGCGGCCACCACAAGGCGGGCGACGCCTCGCAGGCCGCGCGTCCTCCTGGTGCAGCAGGTACAGGTGCTGGCGCAGGTGCTGGTACAAGCACAGGAGCAGGCGCTGGTAAAGGTGCAGGCGCCGGTCCGGGCGCTGTTGCGACGGCCCGCCCACAGCAGGACGACCCACAGCAGGACGACGAGGAACTGCCCCGGTCCGCACCGACCCGGCTGCTCATCCCGAAGATCGACGTGGACGCCCCCTTCACCACCCTGACCATCGGCGCCGGGAACCAGCTGCAGCCCCCGACGGCCGACGACACCAACCTGGTCGGCTGGTACGCCAAGGGCGTCTCGCCCGGTGAGAAGGGCACCGCGATCATCGCGGGGCACCTCGACACCACGACCTCCCCCGCCGTCTTCGCCGGCCTCGACGAGCTGAAGCAGGGCGACCAGTTCACCGTGGAGCGGGCCGACGGGCGCGACGCGGAATTCGTCGTGGACGACACCGAGACCTTCGCCAAGGACGCCTTCCCCGACCAGCGCGTGTACGCCGACGCGTCACGCCCCGAGGTCCGGCTGATCACCTGCGCGGGGCCGTACGACCACGACGCGAAGGACTACAAGGACAACCTGGTGGTCTTCGCTCACCTGGTGTGA
- a CDS encoding GDSL-type esterase/lipase family protein — translation MHAIPLTSDLLRGALDLERTERGLLPHRLPARARAQCADPQLAMAESQPSGVRLVFRTRATTVELDTLPTKRVYVGAPPRPDGVYDLLVDGRLAGSGRVEGGNTLTIDMAAGRAEQRPGPVGTVRFTDLPGTLKDVEIWLPHNETTELVALRADAPVEPVADRGRAVWLHHGSSISHGSDAASPTTTWPALAAALGGVELINLGLGGSALLDPFTARTLRDTAADLISVKLGINVVNTDLMRLRAFGPAVHGFLDTVREGHPDTPLLVVSPILCPIHEDTPGPSAPDFSALNEGRLRFRATGDPAETASGKLTLRVIREELARIVRERAAEDPNLHHLDGRELYGEADFGELPLPDDLHPDAAAHRRIGERFAARAFTPGGPFADGAA, via the coding sequence ATGCACGCCATCCCCCTCACCTCCGACCTCCTGCGCGGCGCGCTCGACCTGGAGCGCACCGAGCGCGGACTGCTGCCGCACCGGCTGCCCGCCCGCGCCCGCGCCCAGTGCGCCGACCCGCAGCTGGCCATGGCGGAGTCGCAGCCCTCCGGCGTACGACTGGTGTTCCGCACCCGCGCGACCACCGTGGAGCTGGACACGCTGCCGACCAAGCGGGTCTACGTCGGCGCGCCGCCCCGCCCGGACGGTGTGTACGACCTGCTCGTCGACGGACGGCTCGCCGGCAGCGGCCGGGTCGAGGGCGGCAACACGCTCACGATCGACATGGCGGCCGGCCGCGCCGAGCAGCGTCCCGGCCCGGTCGGCACGGTCCGCTTCACGGATCTGCCCGGCACGCTCAAGGACGTGGAGATCTGGCTGCCGCACAACGAGACGACCGAGCTCGTCGCACTGCGCGCCGACGCGCCCGTCGAGCCCGTGGCGGACCGTGGCCGCGCGGTGTGGCTGCATCACGGCAGTTCGATCAGCCACGGCTCGGACGCCGCGAGCCCGACCACCACCTGGCCGGCGCTCGCCGCGGCCCTGGGCGGGGTGGAGCTGATCAATCTGGGGCTGGGCGGCAGCGCCCTGCTCGACCCGTTCACCGCGCGCACGCTGCGCGACACCGCGGCCGACCTGATCAGCGTCAAGCTCGGCATCAACGTCGTCAACACCGACCTGATGCGGCTGCGCGCGTTCGGCCCGGCCGTGCACGGCTTCCTCGACACCGTCCGCGAGGGGCACCCCGACACCCCGCTGCTCGTCGTCTCGCCGATCCTGTGCCCGATACACGAGGACACGCCGGGCCCCAGCGCCCCGGACTTCTCCGCCCTGAACGAGGGACGGCTGCGGTTCCGGGCCACCGGGGACCCCGCGGAGACGGCGAGCGGAAAACTCACTCTGCGTGTCATCCGGGAGGAGCTGGCCCGGATCGTGCGCGAGCGGGCCGCCGAGGACCCGAACCTGCACCACCTCGACGGCCGTGAGCTGTACGGCGAGGCCGACTTCGGCGAACTGCCGCTGCCCGACGACCTCCACCCGGACGCCGCCGCGCACCGCCGGATCGGCGAGCGGTTCGCGGCGCGGGCGTTCACACCGGGCGGCCCCTTCGCGGACGGCGCCGCCTGA
- a CDS encoding TetR/AcrR family transcriptional regulator: protein MVRAGLSTERLVRAGAELADEVGFEQVTVSALARRFDVKVASLYSHLKNSQDLKTRIALLALEELADRAAEALAGRAGKDALTAFADVYRDYAREHPGRYAATRHPLDPEAAAASAGGRHAQMTRAILRGYDLAEPDQTHAVRLLGGFFHGYVSLETAGAFSHSAPDAQESWTRNLDALDSLLRAWPSP from the coding sequence ATGGTTCGCGCAGGTCTGAGCACCGAGCGGCTGGTCCGTGCGGGGGCCGAGCTGGCCGACGAGGTCGGCTTCGAGCAGGTGACCGTGTCCGCGCTGGCCCGGCGGTTCGACGTCAAGGTCGCGAGCCTGTACTCGCATCTGAAGAACTCCCAGGACCTCAAGACCCGGATCGCGCTGCTCGCCCTGGAGGAGCTCGCCGACCGCGCCGCCGAGGCGCTCGCCGGCCGGGCGGGCAAGGACGCCCTGACCGCGTTCGCCGACGTGTACCGCGACTACGCCCGCGAGCACCCGGGCCGCTACGCGGCGACCCGCCACCCGCTCGACCCCGAAGCGGCGGCGGCGAGCGCGGGCGGCCGGCACGCGCAGATGACCCGGGCGATCCTGCGCGGCTACGACCTCGCCGAGCCCGACCAGACCCATGCGGTCCGGCTGCTCGGCGGCTTCTTCCACGGCTACGTCAGCCTGGAGACGGCCGGCGCCTTCAGCCACAGCGCCCCCGACGCGCAGGAGTCCTGGACGCGGAACCTGGACGCGCTCGACTCCCTGCTGCGTGCCTGGCCCTCCCCCTGA
- a CDS encoding LacI family DNA-binding transcriptional regulator yields MATIQDVAKAAGVSAMTVSNVINDHPNVRPATRERVLAAMARLDYRVNVAARNLRKGRTGTIGLAVPELNRPYYGRLAAAIFTAAGRHGLRVSVEQTGARRENELAALSLSRNRLYDGLILSTVGMGPADVEALKVDHPVVILGERIFGGPVDHVAMPNVEASAAATRHLIERGCRRVAVVCGELRDEVHMSNLRHTGYRQALRAAGLPADPALVQSVPELTMAEGARRARAMVAGGLDFDGVFCVTDTVAMGVLRGLADAGVRVPEQVKVIGFDNVDEGAFLVPSLSTVDPDHDLMAERAVGLLVARLGSAGPPTEQEEFVSPFSLVLRESTST; encoded by the coding sequence GTGGCGACGATCCAGGACGTGGCGAAGGCGGCCGGGGTGTCGGCGATGACGGTCTCCAACGTCATCAACGACCACCCCAACGTCCGCCCCGCCACCCGGGAACGCGTCCTCGCGGCGATGGCCCGGCTCGACTACCGGGTCAACGTGGCCGCCCGCAACCTCCGCAAGGGCCGCACCGGCACCATCGGCCTCGCGGTCCCCGAGCTGAACCGCCCGTACTACGGCCGGCTGGCCGCGGCCATCTTCACCGCGGCCGGCCGGCACGGCCTGAGGGTGAGCGTCGAGCAGACCGGCGCCCGCCGGGAGAACGAACTGGCGGCGCTGTCGCTGTCCCGCAACCGGCTCTACGACGGGCTCATCCTCAGCACGGTCGGCATGGGCCCGGCCGACGTCGAGGCGCTCAAGGTGGACCACCCGGTGGTGATCCTCGGCGAGCGGATCTTCGGCGGGCCCGTGGACCATGTCGCCATGCCCAACGTCGAGGCGTCGGCGGCCGCCACCCGGCATCTGATCGAACGGGGCTGCCGGCGCGTGGCCGTCGTGTGCGGGGAGCTGCGCGACGAGGTCCACATGTCGAACCTGCGCCACACCGGCTACCGGCAGGCGCTGCGGGCGGCCGGGCTGCCCGCCGACCCGGCCCTGGTACAGAGCGTGCCGGAACTCACCATGGCGGAGGGGGCCCGGCGGGCGCGGGCCATGGTGGCGGGCGGCCTGGACTTCGACGGCGTGTTCTGTGTGACGGACACCGTGGCGATGGGGGTGCTGCGGGGGCTGGCGGACGCGGGGGTGCGGGTGCCGGAGCAGGTCAAGGTGATCGGTTTCGACAACGTCGACGAGGGCGCCTTCCTCGTCCCGTCACTCTCCACGGTGGATCCGGATCACGACCTGATGGCCGAGCGTGCCGTCGGCCTGCTCGTCGCGCGCCTCGGCAGCGCGGGGCCTCCGACGGAGCAGGAGGAGTTCGTCAGCCCCTTCTCACTGGTGCTGCGCGAGTCCACCTCTACCTAA
- a CDS encoding glycoside hydrolase family 27 protein has translation MAAMERPLPDRRLRPPMGWNSWDCYGTTVTEEEVLANAEFLRDHLLPHGWDTVVVDIQWYEPTARAHGYNPDAPLVLDAYGRQLPAPNRFPSAAGGAGFAPLARRVHDLGLRFGLHIMRGIPRRAVAARLPVYGTEFTADEIADTDSVCPWNSDNHGLNHDHPGAQAYYDSQVAQFADWGVDFVKADDMLFPYHEREIAAYARAIERSGRPIELSLSPGTDVSVAHLDHLREHATMWRVCDDLWDRWADVEAQFARMARWAPWQGEGGWADADMLPLGRIGIRAERGEDRMSRLTRPEQISLLTLWLISRSPLMMGGDLPTSPPETIELLSNDEALAVLWHSTGNREVLREGDLVLWTARDTDGRTRYAAVFSLADEPRRYEVPLGSLGARPGDRVRELWSRTAVAHDGRHLTVDVSAHGAALYRLAQDSGVEDSGRE, from the coding sequence ATGGCGGCCATGGAACGGCCCCTGCCCGACCGGCGGCTGCGTCCCCCGATGGGCTGGAACAGCTGGGACTGCTACGGCACGACCGTCACCGAGGAGGAGGTGCTCGCCAACGCGGAGTTCCTGCGCGACCATCTGCTCCCCCACGGCTGGGACACGGTCGTGGTGGACATCCAGTGGTACGAGCCGACAGCCCGCGCCCACGGCTACAACCCGGATGCGCCGCTGGTCCTGGACGCCTACGGCCGTCAGCTCCCGGCGCCGAACCGGTTCCCCTCCGCCGCCGGCGGGGCGGGCTTCGCACCGCTGGCCCGGCGAGTGCACGACCTCGGTCTGCGTTTCGGCCTGCACATCATGCGCGGCATCCCCCGCCGGGCCGTCGCCGCCCGACTGCCCGTGTACGGCACGGAGTTCACCGCCGACGAGATCGCCGACACGGACTCGGTCTGCCCGTGGAACTCCGACAACCACGGCCTGAACCACGACCACCCGGGTGCTCAGGCCTACTACGACTCCCAGGTGGCCCAGTTCGCCGACTGGGGCGTGGACTTCGTCAAGGCCGACGACATGCTCTTCCCGTACCACGAGCGGGAGATCGCGGCCTACGCACGGGCGATCGAGCGCAGCGGCCGGCCCATCGAGCTGAGCCTGTCCCCCGGCACCGATGTCTCCGTCGCCCACCTGGACCATCTGCGGGAGCACGCCACGATGTGGCGGGTCTGCGACGACCTGTGGGACCGCTGGGCGGACGTGGAGGCCCAGTTCGCGCGGATGGCGCGGTGGGCCCCCTGGCAGGGCGAGGGCGGCTGGGCGGACGCCGACATGCTGCCGCTCGGCCGGATCGGCATCCGCGCCGAACGCGGCGAGGACCGGATGTCCCGGCTCACCCGGCCCGAGCAGATCAGCCTGCTCACCCTGTGGCTGATCTCCCGCTCGCCGCTGATGATGGGCGGCGACCTGCCGACCAGCCCGCCCGAGACCATCGAACTCCTCAGCAATGACGAGGCGTTGGCCGTGCTGTGGCACAGCACCGGCAACCGCGAGGTGCTGCGCGAGGGCGACCTGGTGCTCTGGACGGCCCGCGACACCGACGGCCGTACCCGCTACGCCGCCGTGTTCTCGCTTGCCGACGAGCCCCGCCGGTACGAGGTTCCGCTCGGCTCGCTCGGCGCCCGGCCCGGCGACCGGGTCCGCGAGCTGTGGAGCCGTACGGCGGTCGCGCACGACGGCCGGCACCTGACCGTCGACGTGTCCGCCCACGGCGCCGCCCTCTATCGTCTTGCGCAGGACAGCGGGGTGGAGGACAGCGGGCGGGAGTGA
- a CDS encoding alpha-N-arabinofuranosidase — translation MPTATAIINLDIEGPTISRHLYGHFAEHLGRCVYGGFWVGEDSPIPNEGGIRLDVVAALRALDIPNLRWPGGCFADEYHWMDGIGPREQRPRMVNTHWGNVEENNHFGTHEFMALCELLGAEPYISGNVGSGTVREMSEWVEYLTRDGDSPMVRLRKENGREEPWRVKYWGIGNETWGCGGNMRAEYFADLARQYGTYCRDHGDNKLYRIASGASDEDYKWTETLMRQINCFGCEATPRTYYQALSVHYYTLAGPWEAKGSATGFDTDDYYRTMVSARRVDRILTGHSTVMDCYDPGRTVGLVLDEWGTWWDVEPGTNPGFLFQQNTLRDALVASTHFDIFHRHAARLVMANIAQTVNVLQAMLLTDGDALVLTPTYHVFEMNKGHQDATSLPVHLRADDARRTVGDTELETVSVSASVKDGTLLVSLSNLDAEESTEVTLDLRGGRIGEARARILTADKLQAHNTPRTPEAVAPRAFDGDGVRVTDRGLVLTLPPHSFVTVQAPTTAEG, via the coding sequence GTGCCCACAGCCACCGCGATCATCAACCTCGACATCGAGGGACCCACGATCAGCCGTCACCTGTACGGGCACTTCGCCGAGCATCTGGGCCGGTGTGTCTACGGCGGGTTCTGGGTCGGCGAGGACTCCCCGATCCCGAACGAGGGCGGTATCCGCCTCGACGTCGTGGCCGCGCTGCGCGCCCTGGACATCCCCAACCTGCGCTGGCCGGGCGGCTGTTTCGCCGACGAGTACCACTGGATGGACGGCATCGGCCCGCGCGAGCAGCGGCCCCGGATGGTCAACACCCACTGGGGGAACGTCGAGGAGAACAACCACTTCGGCACCCATGAGTTCATGGCGCTGTGCGAACTGCTCGGCGCCGAGCCGTACATCAGCGGCAACGTGGGCAGCGGCACGGTCCGCGAGATGAGCGAGTGGGTGGAGTACCTCACCCGGGACGGCGACAGCCCGATGGTGCGGCTGCGCAAGGAGAACGGGCGCGAGGAGCCGTGGCGGGTGAAGTACTGGGGCATCGGCAACGAGACCTGGGGCTGCGGCGGCAACATGCGCGCCGAGTACTTCGCGGACCTCGCCCGCCAGTACGGCACGTACTGCCGCGATCACGGCGACAACAAGCTGTACCGCATCGCCTCGGGCGCCTCCGACGAGGACTACAAGTGGACCGAGACGCTGATGCGGCAGATCAACTGCTTCGGCTGCGAGGCCACCCCGCGGACCTACTACCAGGCCCTGTCCGTCCACTACTACACGCTGGCCGGTCCCTGGGAGGCCAAGGGCAGCGCCACCGGCTTCGACACCGACGACTACTACCGGACGATGGTCTCCGCCCGGCGCGTCGACCGTATCCTCACCGGCCACTCCACCGTCATGGACTGCTACGACCCGGGGCGCACGGTCGGCCTCGTGCTGGACGAGTGGGGCACCTGGTGGGACGTGGAGCCCGGCACCAACCCGGGCTTCCTGTTCCAGCAGAACACGCTGCGTGACGCGCTCGTGGCGAGCACCCACTTCGACATCTTCCACCGGCATGCGGCGCGCCTGGTCATGGCCAACATCGCGCAGACCGTCAACGTCCTGCAGGCCATGCTGCTCACCGACGGGGACGCGCTGGTGCTGACCCCGACGTACCACGTCTTCGAGATGAACAAGGGCCACCAGGACGCCACGTCGCTCCCCGTCCATCTGCGCGCGGACGACGCCCGGCGCACCGTCGGGGACACCGAGCTGGAGACGGTGTCGGTCTCCGCCAGCGTCAAGGACGGCACGCTCCTCGTCTCGCTGAGCAACCTGGACGCCGAGGAGAGCACCGAGGTCACCCTGGACCTGCGCGGCGGCCGGATCGGCGAGGCGCGGGCGCGGATCCTCACCGCGGACAAGCTCCAGGCCCACAACACCCCGCGGACGCCGGAGGCGGTGGCGCCGCGCGCCTTCGACGGCGACGGGGTGCGGGTCACCGACCGGGGGCTGGTCCTGACTCTGCCGCCGCACTCCTTCGTGACCGTCCAGGCCCCCACGACCGCGGAGGGCTGA
- the proS gene encoding proline--tRNA ligase: MAKAPVLTPRADDFPRWYQDLITKAELADNGPVRGTMVIRPYGYGLWERMQQEMDARIKATGTRNAYFPLLIPESYLTREAEHVEGFAPELAVVTRAGGKELEEPVVIRPTSETIVNEYFAKWVQSYRDLPLLINQWANVVRWELRPRLFLRTTEFLWQEGHTAHATREEARAFAARIQSEVYGAFLRDVLAMDFVSGRKTARERFAGAINTLTLESMMGDGKALQMVTSHELGQNFAKAFDTRFVSREGRQEHVWQTSWGSTTRMIGALVMTHGDDDGLRVPPRLAPVQAVVLAVKGDEEVSAAVRALGERLREAGVRVEVDDRTDVPFGRRAVDWELKGVPVRIEVGPRDLESGTAVLVRRIPGTKEPVAVTALPVLLPRTLEDDQALLLAQSRRRREERTVEVSTVDEAVEAAGTGWARIPWAALGPAGEARLGEQGVSVRCLVAADGSVPASDDEPGSVAIVGRAY; this comes from the coding sequence ATGGCAAAAGCACCCGTTCTCACACCCCGGGCGGACGACTTCCCGCGCTGGTACCAGGACCTGATCACCAAGGCGGAGCTGGCCGACAACGGCCCGGTGCGCGGCACCATGGTCATCCGACCGTACGGGTACGGCCTGTGGGAGCGGATGCAGCAGGAGATGGACGCCCGGATCAAGGCGACCGGCACGCGGAACGCGTACTTCCCGCTGCTCATCCCGGAGTCCTATCTGACCCGGGAGGCCGAGCACGTCGAGGGCTTCGCGCCCGAGCTCGCGGTCGTCACCCGGGCGGGCGGCAAGGAGCTGGAGGAGCCTGTCGTGATCCGCCCCACCTCCGAGACGATCGTCAACGAGTACTTCGCCAAGTGGGTGCAGAGCTACCGCGATCTGCCGCTGCTGATCAACCAGTGGGCCAACGTGGTGCGCTGGGAACTGCGCCCGCGCCTGTTCCTGCGCACCACCGAGTTCCTGTGGCAGGAGGGCCACACCGCGCACGCCACGCGGGAGGAGGCCCGCGCCTTCGCGGCCCGCATCCAGAGCGAGGTCTACGGCGCCTTCCTGCGCGACGTCCTCGCCATGGACTTCGTCTCCGGGCGCAAGACGGCCCGGGAGCGGTTCGCCGGCGCGATCAACACCCTCACGCTGGAGAGCATGATGGGCGACGGCAAGGCCCTGCAGATGGTCACCAGCCATGAGCTGGGCCAGAACTTCGCCAAGGCCTTCGACACGCGGTTCGTGTCGCGGGAGGGCCGGCAGGAGCACGTCTGGCAGACCTCCTGGGGCTCCACCACCCGCATGATCGGCGCGCTGGTGATGACCCACGGCGACGACGACGGGCTGCGCGTCCCGCCCCGGCTGGCCCCGGTCCAGGCGGTGGTCCTCGCCGTCAAGGGCGACGAGGAGGTGTCGGCCGCCGTCCGCGCGCTCGGCGAGCGGCTGCGGGAGGCGGGCGTGCGCGTGGAGGTCGACGACCGCACGGACGTGCCGTTCGGCCGGCGCGCGGTCGACTGGGAGCTGAAGGGCGTGCCGGTACGGATCGAGGTGGGCCCGCGCGATCTGGAGAGCGGCACCGCCGTGCTGGTCCGCCGCATCCCGGGCACCAAGGAGCCGGTCGCCGTCACGGCGCTGCCCGTGCTCCTGCCCCGGACGCTGGAGGACGACCAGGCGCTGCTGCTCGCGCAGTCCCGCCGGCGACGCGAGGAGCGCACGGTCGAGGTGAGCACCGTCGACGAGGCCGTCGAGGCCGCGGGCACCGGCTGGGCCCGCATCCCCTGGGCCGCGCTGGGCCCCGCCGGCGAGGCCCGGCTGGGCGAGCAGGGCGTGTCCGTGCGGTGCCTGGTCGCGGCGGACGGTTCGGTGCCCGCGAGCGACGACGAGCCGGGGAGCGTCGCGATCGTGGGTCGGGCTTACTGA
- a CDS encoding winged helix-turn-helix transcriptional regulator: MTRSRAQDPGVCGVTAAIAVIDGKWKTSLLWLLESGPHRPAALRRRLPGLSEKVLTQALREMEEDGLVHREVYDVLPPKTVYSLTAFGRDLSEALGPVSDWGHRRLDRLREREHQAPA; the protein is encoded by the coding sequence ATGACACGCAGCCGTGCCCAGGACCCCGGCGTCTGCGGGGTGACCGCCGCGATCGCCGTGATCGACGGCAAGTGGAAGACGTCCCTGTTGTGGCTGCTGGAGTCCGGCCCGCACCGGCCCGCCGCCCTGCGGCGCCGGCTGCCGGGGCTGAGCGAGAAGGTGCTGACGCAGGCGCTGCGCGAGATGGAGGAGGACGGTCTGGTGCACCGGGAGGTGTACGACGTGCTGCCCCCGAAGACCGTCTACTCGCTGACCGCCTTCGGCCGCGACCTGTCCGAGGCCCTGGGCCCCGTCTCCGACTGGGGCCACCGCCGCCTGGACCGGCTCCGCGAGCGCGAACACCAAGCCCCAGCCTGA
- a CDS encoding NAD(P)-dependent oxidoreductase, protein MSASLDLPAVTVLGLGPMGRSLAAAFLRAGLRTTVWNRTPGRDRELIAQGAAGAGSAEEAVAASGLTVVCVVDYDAADALLRPEPVTRALKGRTVVNLTADTPGRARDTSDWAAAHGIRYLEGAIMTPAPSIGTPEAVFLHSGPRALYDEHRAVLEALGGTHTHLGEEIGRAATFDIALLDIFWTAMAGYAHAVALARAEGVTAGELAPFAQGIGAILPPLFTRFAQDADDGTYSGAINPITSAASAMSHIIAVSESHGIDASVMRATAGLARRVIDLGHGRDGFIRVAEVLGRR, encoded by the coding sequence ATGTCCGCATCTCTGGACCTTCCCGCCGTCACCGTGCTCGGACTCGGGCCCATGGGCCGCTCGCTCGCCGCTGCGTTCCTGAGGGCGGGGCTGCGTACGACGGTCTGGAACCGTACGCCGGGCAGGGACCGGGAGCTGATCGCGCAGGGCGCCGCCGGCGCGGGCTCGGCGGAGGAGGCAGTGGCCGCCTCCGGCCTGACCGTGGTCTGCGTGGTCGACTACGACGCGGCCGACGCCCTGCTGCGACCCGAGCCCGTCACCCGGGCGCTGAAGGGCCGCACCGTCGTGAACCTGACCGCCGACACCCCGGGGCGGGCCCGGGACACATCCGACTGGGCGGCCGCCCACGGCATCCGCTACCTGGAAGGGGCGATCATGACCCCCGCGCCCAGCATCGGCACACCGGAAGCCGTGTTCCTGCACAGCGGCCCGCGTGCCCTCTACGACGAACACCGCGCCGTACTGGAGGCGCTGGGCGGGACGCACACCCACCTCGGTGAGGAGATCGGGCGCGCGGCGACGTTCGACATCGCGCTGCTCGACATCTTCTGGACCGCGATGGCCGGCTACGCCCACGCCGTGGCGCTCGCCCGGGCGGAAGGCGTCACGGCCGGCGAACTGGCCCCCTTCGCACAGGGCATCGGCGCGATCCTGCCGCCGCTGTTCACCAGGTTCGCCCAGGACGCCGACGACGGCACCTACTCCGGCGCCATCAACCCCATCACCTCCGCCGCCTCGGCCATGTCCCACATCATCGCCGTCTCCGAGTCCCACGGCATCGACGCGAGCGTGATGCGCGCGACGGCGGGCCTGGCCCGACGGGTCATCGACCTGGGCCATGGAAGGGACGGTTTCATCCGCGTCGCGGAGGTGCTGGGCCGCCGGTGA
- a CDS encoding LysR family transcriptional regulator, with protein MEMELRHLRVLCAIADAGSVGRAATQLGYSQPAVSTQLRRIERHFGEPLFERGTSGVRPTAYGAEVVAQARDVLARADAIGHRTAAARPRRRTLRVAATNSPMLSGTVSRVRTRLPELSLAVNSVYASSRIVELLEEGAVDAAIAADYPGMELRHSDAVKHRGIVTEPTFVALPSRHRLRQCAQVQLADLAEDAWFVTPDDGAGWPGVFYDACAAAGFTPVTVHEFLGDQSQLQSMIADGLGVSLVQPTLRPIPHVVVKPLVGSPLWCRYVLAWRPDTVDDEVLEALTQSASAAYRDLVAQAPHLRAWASRTWSATGA; from the coding sequence ATGGAGATGGAGCTGCGGCATCTGCGGGTGCTGTGCGCGATCGCCGACGCCGGGAGCGTCGGGCGCGCGGCGACACAGCTCGGCTACTCGCAGCCCGCCGTGAGCACGCAACTGCGTCGCATCGAGCGTCACTTCGGCGAGCCGCTCTTCGAACGCGGCACGAGCGGGGTCCGGCCCACCGCCTACGGCGCGGAGGTGGTTGCTCAGGCGCGCGACGTGCTGGCCCGCGCCGATGCCATCGGCCACCGCACCGCCGCCGCGCGCCCCCGCCGCCGTACGCTGCGCGTGGCCGCGACCAACTCGCCCATGCTGTCCGGCACGGTCTCCCGCGTCCGCACCCGGCTGCCGGAGCTGTCCCTGGCGGTCAACAGCGTCTACGCCTCCTCACGGATCGTGGAGCTGCTGGAGGAGGGCGCGGTGGACGCCGCGATCGCCGCCGACTACCCGGGCATGGAGCTGCGCCACTCGGACGCGGTGAAGCATCGCGGGATCGTCACCGAGCCGACCTTCGTCGCCCTGCCCTCCCGGCACCGGCTGCGCCAGTGTGCCCAGGTGCAGCTCGCGGACCTGGCCGAGGACGCCTGGTTCGTGACCCCGGACGACGGCGCCGGCTGGCCCGGGGTGTTCTACGACGCCTGTGCGGCCGCCGGTTTCACCCCGGTCACGGTCCATGAGTTCCTCGGCGACCAGAGCCAGCTGCAGAGCATGATCGCCGACGGCCTCGGGGTGTCTCTCGTGCAGCCGACGCTGCGCCCGATCCCGCACGTCGTGGTCAAGCCGCTGGTCGGCTCGCCGCTGTGGTGCCGTTATGTGCTGGCCTGGCGGCCCGACACCGTCGACGACGAGGTCCTGGAGGCGCTGACCCAGTCCGCCTCGGCCGCGTACCGCGACCTCGTCGCCCAGGCACCGCACCTGAGGGCCTGGGCCTCGCGCACCTGGAGCGCCACCGGGGCGTAG